Below is a window of Allomuricauda ruestringensis DSM 13258 DNA.
ATGTTCCTCAATCCATTCGTGAAAAAATTTACTTGGAACTTGAATAGTCAGAGTGTCATTTTCCAATTTAATCGGTATAACTGGTTCGAACCAAGTTTTATAAGCTTGAGGCTGTAAATTGTCTTTAATGAAAATCAGACATTCTTTCCATGCAGATTCAGCGGTTTTATTCATTCATTATGATTTTGAGTATGCTTGCGTTCAAATGAGTGGTAACTTGTTTATATAAAGATAAAATACATCTGTATACACCCAAAATAGGAATAAAACCGATGATCGGCCAAATTGATTTTATAAATCAATCCCTAAACTCAAAAAGCTGTGCAATATCAATATTCAATGCCTTGGCAAGTAATTTCAAGTTGGATATGGTAGTATTCACTTCGCCGTTTTCAATGCGCCACACTTGATTTTTGGATAATCCGGCAATGGCCTCCAATTTGGTTTGCGATAAATTCCGCTCT
It encodes the following:
- a CDS encoding helix-turn-helix domain-containing protein, whose amino-acid sequence is MRNKLSREEKLFIRDFGMNLRALREERNLSQTKLEAIAGLSKNQVWRIENGEVNTTISNLKLLAKALNIDIAQLFEFRD